In Myxococcota bacterium, the DNA window ACCGCGTCGAAGTTCTGCCTGGCTTCGAAACACACGGCATGGGCCTGGGGTGCCGACGCTCGGGCCTGGGCCGCAACCCGCGACGCGAGCTCGCCATCGCGCGTCACCAGCGCGAGGAGGTTCCAGCCGTGGTAGCCGAACCAGTCGCGCAGCAGCCAGGGGGCGCTGCCGAGCGACTGTTCGCAGGCTTCGAAGAGCGGTCCGCGCACCATCGGTAGGGACGTCGCGACATCGGCGTCGGAACTCGGTCCGATGACCTGCCAGGACTCCCGGATCTGATCGTTCGAGCGAACGCCCAACGCGGCGAAGACACCGCGCCATCCGGAGGGGTCCAGGTTCGGCGCCGGGCTCGCCGTCTCGGAGCTCGGCCAGAGGGTCTGGCCCACGGCGCCCGGGACGGCCCCTGCGCCCGAGAAGAGCACGACGAACATCGTGGCGACCCCTCCATCCTTTCTTCGTGTCGCATCGGCCCGATCGGTTCGAGGACGTCACCCGCGGGGCCGGCAGGAAGCCGATTCTAACGCGGCGGAGGGCCGAGATCGGTCCGTCTGCGCCCCATTTTCGAGCGGCCCGGGAGTCTTCGCGCGGTGCGCGAATCGGGTGCAAAGGGCCGAAAAGGCTCTCGATTCTCAAGGGGCGGCTGCTGGGTTCCGATGCAGGGAGTGGAGGAAACCCAGCGAATGAGCACTCGAATCGTCCTTCTCGTCCTGGCCCTGATCACCGCCCTCGGCGGCTGCGCGAGTAGCGCGTGGCGTGAGGCCCGCGACGCGGACACGATCAGCGCCTACCACCGCTTCCTCCGCGAGTACCCGGACACCAGCTTCAGCGAAGAGGCGCGCGCGCGTCTCGAACTCGCGCGCGTCCGCAAGAATCCGAGCCGCGAGTCGTTCGAGAAGTTCCTCGAAAAGTTCGCCAACGCGGGTCTCGAGGCCGAACTGCGGCCCCATGTCGAAGAGGTGTACTTCGAGTACGCGCGTGCGCTGGGGACGGCCGAGGCGTACCAGGAGTTTCTCACCGAGTTTCCGGCCGGACGCTTCGCCGCCCGTGCCGAGGGCAATGCGGCCTACCTCTCCGAACGCGGCTATCGCGGCGCGGTCGACGCGCTGGCGGACTTCGCGGAGCGTTTCCCCGAGAGCGACTTCGCGGCCGAAGCGGGCCGCAGCGTCGCCGCGGTGAACCAGCGCAAGCGCAGCGGGTTTCGGCGCGTCGGATTGGTGATCGAGGTGGCGCCTTCGACCCCGGGCGGGGATCGGGTCGCGCGAGTCTTCCGGGACCGCGCCGTCGCTGCGTACGCTCGCGCTGGCCTGCGTGTCGCGACGCTGCCCGACGCAGCGGCTGCGAAGGGGGCCGGCCTGGACGCGGTGCTGCGCATCGAACACACCGAGAAGCAGCAGGCCACCCAGCTGAAGGGCGGACAGGTGACCGAGCCGAGCATCGTGGCGATGACGACGGTGACGCTGCAGCGGACCGGAGACGACGCGCCGATCTGGTCGGATGCGTTCGAGTATCGCGCGCCGCTCTCGGCCCAGCGCAACGACGTGTCGATCCTCTTCGGGCCCGGTTCCCAGGCGAGCTACTGGGCCGAGCTCGACGGGCAGTTCTTCGTGCCCGTCGCCCGTTGGAGCACCCAGGTGACCTCGCGCGAGCCTCAGGGGTTCGCGAAGCCCGCTGTCGCGGTCGAGGTGGTGGGCAACCGCGCCTTCGTCCTGTTCGGAGACGGCGACTTCCAGCTCTTCGACCTCGGCGACCCGGCGCGTCCCGTGAAGCTCGGCGAACACCGCCGCAAGCGCGACCTCGCTTCCTTCGAAGGCGTGACGGCGCGCGGGGCCCGCGTGGCCATCTACGGAGCGGACGGCGTCGAAGTCGTACGCCTCGACGGTGGCCAGACCCGCCGTGAAGCCTCTTTCCCGCGCGGCAACGTCGGTTCCGTCGTGGGCGTCGAGGCCGTGGCCGACGGCTGGATCGCCGCGACGAACCGCGGTCTCCTCAAGCTCGGCAACGAGTCCCTGGCCGTGCAGAACCTCGTGCCGCGTCCGATCCTCGGCCTGGCGCGCAGCGGCGACCGCCTGGTCTTCACCGACGGCACGTCGCTCTTCGTGGCGACCTCGGACCTGCTGGCGTCGGGTCGGGTCGAGTCCGAGCTGCGGCTCGGGCGTGGCTTCCACCCCAAGCGCGTGCGCGTCTTCGGCCAGAGCGCGGTCGTCTTGGGAGATCGCGACGCGGTCTGGGTCGACCTGCGGCGCCCGGGCCGCCCGCGCCTCTTGTCGCGAATCGGCGGCAACGAATCGGGTCGCGTGCTCGACGCGGCGGTGCTCAACCAGCGACTCTTCCTGCTCGGGCCGCGCGGCCTGCAGGTGGTGGACCGCAGCGGCGAGCGGATCGTCGATTCGGTGGACGTAGCGGCTCGTGAGCGGCTCGACGTCTCGGGTCGCCACCTGGTGATGATCGGTGAGAAGGCCCTGCAGGTCGTCGATGGGACGGCCTTCGTGAGTCCGGTCCCAGCCTCGCCGCGTCGCTGAGCCCTGCCGCCGAGCACCATCCTTCCCCAGGTTTTCCCCAGGATTCCCCCAGGACGGGAACGGGAACGTACGCACCCGCGTGTCTCCCGGAGGCCGACAGTCGGATATCCTGGCCGGATGGACGCGCGTGCGCACGTCTCCATCGGGTTCGTCCATCCGATCGTGGCGCATCTCTCCGACCAGATCGGCGATCCGGGCCCGGCCCTCCGTGCCAGTGGCGTCGATCCGTCGCTGCTCGAGGATCCCCAGTCCCGGATCGAGGTGGCGTCGCTGGCTTCGCTCCTCGCGTACGGTGTGGAGGCGACCGGGGATGTCGGACTCCCGGCACGTGCGGGGCTCTCGTTGCGGCCGGGTCAGTACGGGATCTTCGAGCTGGTCGTGCGGACGAGCCGCGATGGCCACGATGCGATCTCGCGCGTGAACCGTCACTACGATCTGATCGGCGATCTCCCGGCGCCGCACCTCGAGCTGCGCGACGGGGAAGCATTGGTCCTGCTCCACATGAATTCGCGGTCGGACTCGGCATTCGTGATCGACTATGTCCTCGCGAGTTGGATGGCCGTGGCGCGCTTCATGCGGGGGTCGGGAACGCGGCCGAACGAAGTGTGGCTCGACCGTTCCGAGCCGGCCGCCGCCAGCGCGATACGCGCGGGCTTCGATTGCGACGTGCGTTTCGGTCAGGCGGAGAACGCCATCCTGTTCTCGCCGCAGGGGTTCGGGCGCGCGTTCGCGCCCATGGATCCGGTGATCGCCGGAGCGATCGATCGCCGCGCAGACGAGCTCGCGCACACGATCCGTTCGGACGGTCGTTTTCGTCGCGACGTCGAACGCGAGATCCTGGAGTGCCTCGCCGAGGAGGGCGCCACCCTGGCCCATGTCTCGAAGCGGCTTCGCGTCAGCGCGCGCACGTTGCGGCGGCGGTTGTACGCGGAGGACACGTCCTTCACCGCGCTGCGACGCGCGCTCCAGGAACGCGAGGCCCGCCGGTACCTGACGGAAACGAATCTCCCGATCGCCGCGGTGTCGGCCGAAGTCGGCTTCTCCGAGCCGTCCGCGTTCTATCGGGCGTTCAAGCGCTGGACGGGGAAAACCCCCCAAGAGGTGCGTCAGGGCGCCCGCCCGAACGGCCCCAACGATCAATGATGCTGGCCCTGCCGGCCACTCGGGCGCTGGGGTCGCCCCGATAGATTGGTCGAGAGATCCGCGGGTGGCGTGGCTCCTCGGCCCCTCGCGCGGTCTCGACGCTCGCGGTCGTCGCGTCCTGCGCTGGCACCGCAGCGTGGCCCTTGAATCGCCTCCTGGTGGCGCGTCCCGATCGTGGCTCGAGACTCTCCCGGGCACGCGGCCGGGGCGCGCCCAGGCGAGGCCCGCCGGCCCTTCGCCGAAGCACCTCACCGCCCTGCGCCCGTGGGTGTACGCTAGGCCTCGCGCGCCGCAATCCGGAAAGGAGGTCTGCCATGACGGTTCAGGAAATCGGAACCCAGCTCGTCGCCCTCTGCAACGAGGGCAGGGATCGCGAAGCGGTCGACCGCTTCTACGACGAGAAGATCGTCAGCATCGAAGCCGGCGGAGACGGCGACATGCCGGCGCGCATGGAGGGCATCGCGGCGATCCGTGGCAAGCACGACTGGTGGTACGACAACCACGAGGTCCACGAGACGGCCGCCGAAGGGCCGTACTGCGGCCACCGCGAAGACCAGTTCGCGGTGCGCCACACCATGGACATCACTCCGAAGGGCGGCGAGCGGATGCAGATGGCGGAAGTCGCGCTCTACACCGTGAAAGACGGCAAGATCGTGCAGGAGGAATTCCTGTACCAGGTCGGCTAGCTGCCGCAGGCCGTGACCCGGGTCAAGGTATGCTGCATCGGGTCGGTCGAAGAGGCCCGGCTCGCGGTGCGGATGGGCGCGTCGGCCCTGGGTCTCGTATCGGAGATGCCGAGCGGTACCGGGGTCATCCCGGAATCGCGAATCGCGGAGATCGCGGCGCGAGTCCCTCCGTCCATCGCCACGTTTCTCCTGACGAGCCGAACCGACGCGGGCGAGATCGTTGCGCAGCAGCGGCGCTGTGGTGTGAACACGATCCAGCTCTGTGACCGGGTCTCGGAGAGCGTGCATCGGGAGCTCCGGCGTGCGTGCGCTGGCACTTCGATCGTTCAAGTCGTCCACGTGACGGGAGCCGACGCCGTCGACGAGGCGAGGCGGGTGTCCGAGCACGTCGACGCGTTGCTCCTCGATTCGGGCGACCCCTCCCTGCCGGTGAAGGAGCTGGGCGGGACGGGCCGCGTCCACGATTGGTCGGTCAGTGCGCGCATCGTTCGAGCGGTGCCGGTTCCCGTGTTCCTGGCTGGCGGGTTGCGCGCGTCGAACGCCGCCGCCGCGATCCGCGAAGTGGAGCCCTTCGGCGTCGATCTCTGCACGGGCGTGCGGACCGACGGCGCGCTGGACGAGACCAAGCTCGAAGCGTTCTTCGCGGCGGTCGCGACCGCTTCGGGGCGCGGCGGCTCGTCGGTTGACTGACCTGGCGGAATGAGCGGCCGGGCCGGTGCTACGCCGACGTGCGCGACGCGGAGTCTCTCCCGCGCCGGGCACGCAGGCAGAGCCAGGGCAGCAGGAAGTAGAGCGCGTCGAAGCCGGTGAGCTGGGCGGACGGATCGACCTCGCCGCACGCGAGGCCCGACGGGCCCGGCTCGCTCGTGATGACGAGCTCGGACGGCGCACTCGAGACGCCGCCGGCGCGCACGCGCAAGCGGACGATCACCTCGCCCGCGTTCTCGATCAGGATCCACGGCGTCGGCGTGTCCGTGCGGACGAACTCGACGCCGAGCTCCGCACCCGAGACGAGCTCCCACGCGTATTCGAGGGGAACGCCCGCCGGGCCGGCAGACGCACCCCCATCCAGGTGGAGCAGCTGGCCCCGCGGCGTCGTCGTGTCGGGGCCGGCGAGGGCGATCGGGATCGCGGGGAGGGCGGCGCGGGTGGCCGGGTCACCGATCAGCACCGAGGCGCGCAGCAC includes these proteins:
- a CDS encoding AraC family transcriptional regulator → MDARAHVSIGFVHPIVAHLSDQIGDPGPALRASGVDPSLLEDPQSRIEVASLASLLAYGVEATGDVGLPARAGLSLRPGQYGIFELVVRTSRDGHDAISRVNRHYDLIGDLPAPHLELRDGEALVLLHMNSRSDSAFVIDYVLASWMAVARFMRGSGTRPNEVWLDRSEPAAASAIRAGFDCDVRFGQAENAILFSPQGFGRAFAPMDPVIAGAIDRRADELAHTIRSDGRFRRDVEREILECLAEEGATLAHVSKRLRVSARTLRRRLYAEDTSFTALRRALQEREARRYLTETNLPIAAVSAEVGFSEPSAFYRAFKRWTGKTPQEVRQGARPNGPNDQ
- a CDS encoding nuclear transport factor 2 family protein; the encoded protein is MTVQEIGTQLVALCNEGRDREAVDRFYDEKIVSIEAGGDGDMPARMEGIAAIRGKHDWWYDNHEVHETAAEGPYCGHREDQFAVRHTMDITPKGGERMQMAEVALYTVKDGKIVQEEFLYQVG
- a CDS encoding phosphoribosylanthranilate isomerase, producing MTRVKVCCIGSVEEARLAVRMGASALGLVSEMPSGTGVIPESRIAEIAARVPPSIATFLLTSRTDAGEIVAQQRRCGVNTIQLCDRVSESVHRELRRACAGTSIVQVVHVTGADAVDEARRVSEHVDALLLDSGDPSLPVKELGGTGRVHDWSVSARIVRAVPVPVFLAGGLRASNAAAAIREVEPFGVDLCTGVRTDGALDETKLEAFFAAVATASGRGGSSVD